One stretch of Leptospira hartskeerlii DNA includes these proteins:
- a CDS encoding SAM-dependent methyltransferase: protein MEFTIRPIAKVSNSRSEIQDDYWAEIVSEIELEDNIPAESLDGIDTFSHLEIIYIFHKAVGLEPVLGSEHPRENKRWPKVGIFAQRKKNRPNHIGSTIVELLRRDGKKLLVKYLDAIDGTPVVDIKPVMREFLPMSGISQPDWSKELMINYWE from the coding sequence ATGGAATTTACGATTCGGCCGATCGCAAAGGTCTCGAACTCAAGATCGGAGATCCAGGATGATTACTGGGCGGAAATTGTTTCCGAGATCGAGTTAGAGGATAATATTCCCGCTGAGTCCTTAGATGGGATCGATACATTCTCCCATTTGGAAATCATATATATCTTTCATAAAGCTGTCGGATTAGAGCCTGTGTTGGGCAGTGAACATCCTAGAGAAAACAAAAGATGGCCTAAAGTCGGGATCTTTGCCCAGAGAAAGAAAAATCGACCGAATCATATAGGCTCTACGATTGTAGAACTTTTGAGAAGGGACGGTAAAAAACTTTTGGTAAAATATTTGGACGCGATTGATGGAACTCCGGTGGTGGATATAAAACCTGTGATGAGGGAATTCCTACCAATGTCCGGTATCTCTCAGCCCGATTGGTCTAAAGAATTGATGATAAATTATTGGGAATGA
- a CDS encoding Acg family FMN-binding oxidoreductase, which translates to MVSISRKTFLKYGISFGVILSTSQILQYCKNSSKERYDYERKDPFDPEFLSENVSPILKAIRIGITAPNPHNVQPWKFKIINDHSALLYVDEKRLLKDTDPTFRQIHIGQGTFIENLSLGIQVLGYSSEVSLFPDGKYTIADMGKKPIAKIVLNKQEDLIRNPLSEFISERVTRRSVFEGEDLTQEDFEKIRKDSTVLYSELKFVPKPGSEQLSNQLIAAMQMETDTYRTYEESRVWFRYNDEEIGKFKDGISLRANGTSGLKYYFARNFFLKHGAESWHSPENKKAGMDMFASMVESSKGFIFLKTDHNEVIDWVQAGRDYLRVHLAATKNGFSLHPMSQILQEYPEMDPIRNEFESSLKPGEKIQMLARLGKSDYHFYSPRRDPKDFIL; encoded by the coding sequence ATGGTTTCCATTAGTCGCAAAACATTTTTGAAATACGGTATTAGTTTCGGTGTCATTCTATCAACTTCTCAGATTTTACAATATTGTAAAAATTCTTCCAAGGAAAGATATGATTATGAAAGAAAAGATCCATTCGATCCTGAATTTCTTTCCGAGAATGTTTCTCCGATCCTAAAGGCTATCCGTATCGGGATCACTGCACCGAACCCTCATAATGTGCAACCTTGGAAATTCAAAATTATCAATGACCATTCCGCACTTTTATACGTGGATGAAAAACGTTTATTAAAAGATACGGATCCAACCTTTCGGCAAATTCATATTGGCCAAGGTACATTTATAGAGAACTTAAGTTTAGGAATTCAAGTATTAGGTTATTCTTCTGAAGTTTCTCTTTTTCCGGATGGGAAGTATACGATTGCAGATATGGGCAAAAAACCGATCGCAAAAATTGTTCTAAACAAACAGGAAGATCTGATCCGAAATCCCTTGTCTGAATTTATTTCGGAAAGGGTAACGAGAAGAAGTGTTTTTGAAGGAGAAGATCTAACTCAGGAAGATTTTGAAAAGATCCGCAAAGATTCTACTGTTTTGTATTCCGAACTGAAATTTGTTCCTAAGCCAGGATCGGAACAATTAAGCAATCAATTGATCGCTGCGATGCAGATGGAAACGGACACTTACAGAACATATGAAGAGTCCAGAGTTTGGTTTCGTTACAATGACGAAGAGATCGGAAAATTTAAAGATGGTATTTCTCTCAGAGCAAATGGGACTTCCGGTTTGAAATATTATTTCGCTCGAAATTTTTTCTTAAAACATGGAGCAGAAAGTTGGCATTCACCTGAAAATAAAAAAGCAGGAATGGATATGTTTGCTTCAATGGTGGAAAGTTCTAAGGGATTTATTTTTTTAAAAACGGATCATAACGAAGTTATTGATTGGGTCCAAGCGGGTAGAGATTATCTCCGTGTTCATTTGGCTGCTACTAAAAACGGATTTTCGCTTCATCCAATGAGTCAGATTTTACAAGAGTATCCTGAAATGGATCCTATTAGAAATGAATTCGAATCTTCTTTAAAACCAGGAGAAAAGATCCAGATGTTGGCACGCTTGGGGAAAAGTGACTACCATTTTTATAGTCCCAGAAGGGATCCGAAAGACTTTATTTTATGA
- a CDS encoding DUF488 domain-containing protein, whose protein sequence is MRVMQIKIKRVYESPSKDDGKRILVDRLRPRGISKESGKIDLWLKEISPSNELRNWYGHDLEHWVEFKKRYWAELRSNPEGLEKLKDSLDEKVITFLYSSKNLEYNNAIALMEFLSK, encoded by the coding sequence ATGAGAGTAATGCAGATAAAGATCAAAAGAGTTTATGAATCTCCTTCCAAAGACGATGGAAAAAGAATTTTAGTAGATCGTCTTCGGCCGAGAGGGATCAGTAAAGAATCCGGAAAAATCGATCTATGGTTGAAAGAAATCTCTCCCAGTAACGAACTCAGAAATTGGTATGGTCATGATCTTGAACATTGGGTTGAATTTAAAAAAAGATATTGGGCAGAATTGAGATCCAATCCGGAAGGTTTAGAAAAATTAAAAGACTCTTTGGATGAAAAAGTGATCACCTTTTTATATTCTTCTAAAAATTTGGAATATAACAACGCGATCGCTCTAATGGAATTTTTGTCGAAATAA
- the ompL47 gene encoding multi-beta-barrel domain surface protein OmpL47, protein MNRNPLWVLLASMLVSSAILAQTSPGTTTPPKSTTPKAETTKPSGTERESSSGEKPDLYINSQSSFEFNSKDEGSTVDYIEYKIGSGDYTKYVSSITLVREGLTKITYRAVDKAGNKEPEKHFNVLVDNTPPSTKITPSAALIVHENTNYATKALTYSITAQDNLAGVQDIKISINGSEPKVYDGKPIQLEKAGVNTIKFSATDKSGNTSTDSVLAVTVDQEKPSVELFGSALVTVKDKIFVKSGNAFTIKASDTLSGIKQIFYKLDSGEWKSYADPVSVEAQGNHTIEAKSVDSVGNESEVKKIAFIVDTTPPETKIQKVDNKPSAPSPAVKPASSSAAPSTEN, encoded by the coding sequence ATGAATCGCAATCCCTTATGGGTCCTTCTAGCAAGTATGCTAGTCTCCAGCGCTATTCTCGCTCAAACATCGCCAGGCACGACTACTCCTCCGAAATCTACTACTCCTAAGGCGGAAACTACTAAACCGTCTGGAACAGAAAGGGAATCATCTTCCGGAGAAAAACCGGATCTATATATTAACTCTCAATCTTCCTTCGAATTCAACTCTAAGGACGAAGGTTCCACTGTAGATTATATCGAATACAAGATCGGGTCCGGGGATTATACTAAATACGTTTCATCTATCACATTAGTAAGAGAAGGTCTAACAAAGATCACTTATAGAGCGGTAGATAAAGCGGGAAATAAGGAACCGGAAAAACATTTTAACGTTCTTGTGGATAATACTCCTCCTTCTACCAAGATCACTCCGAGTGCTGCACTTATCGTTCATGAAAATACGAACTATGCTACTAAAGCTCTGACTTATTCCATCACTGCTCAGGACAATCTAGCCGGTGTTCAGGATATCAAGATCTCTATCAACGGTTCTGAACCAAAAGTGTATGATGGTAAGCCGATCCAGTTGGAAAAAGCTGGAGTAAACACTATTAAGTTTTCTGCAACTGATAAGTCCGGTAATACTTCTACCGATTCTGTTTTGGCAGTAACTGTGGACCAAGAAAAACCATCGGTTGAACTTTTCGGTTCTGCTCTTGTAACAGTAAAAGATAAAATTTTCGTAAAAAGTGGGAATGCATTTACTATCAAGGCTTCCGATACATTGTCCGGAATTAAACAGATCTTTTACAAATTGGATTCTGGAGAATGGAAATCATATGCTGATCCTGTTTCTGTAGAAGCACAAGGAAATCATACGATCGAAGCGAAGTCGGTGGATTCGGTAGGTAACGAAAGCGAAGTTAAGAAGATCGCTTTTATAGTAGATACAACTCCTCCTGAAACTAAGATCCAGAAAGTGGATAATAAACCAAGCGCTCCTAGTCCGGCAGTTAAACCTGCAAGTTCTTCCGCTGCACCAAGCACAGAAAATTAG
- a CDS encoding LysM peptidoglycan-binding domain-containing protein, translated as MSSQNFPFSISRFKLFQFFAILFISVSLIGIFAEPKKGVHEDVFEYKVKKNDTLSKIAKEFLQDPRNWKELLKYNEIPNPSLIREGTTLLIPGFLRKDTISATGEIIKPNAGPVAVADFQKGQVQFSRDFTPTGLPASWSKLSKDQLLNMDDWVQTGQGSSSKIIFTKNGTIVELREKTLTKIVKTTSESISEYKLNKDGGILELKSGYLEAKVPPKKPGDDTRKFMVVTPTAVVGVRGTELYVNAPDPENTTVGCYKGELEVSAEGKTVAVPAGFGTTVVKGQAPSKPEKLPEKVELE; from the coding sequence ATGTCTTCCCAGAATTTCCCTTTTTCGATCTCCCGATTTAAGCTGTTTCAATTTTTTGCAATCTTATTCATCTCCGTTTCTCTGATCGGAATTTTCGCGGAACCCAAAAAAGGAGTCCACGAAGACGTTTTCGAATATAAGGTGAAGAAGAACGATACTTTATCTAAGATCGCAAAAGAATTCCTTCAAGATCCAAGGAACTGGAAAGAATTATTAAAATATAATGAAATTCCAAACCCGTCTTTGATCAGAGAAGGCACAACTCTTCTCATCCCGGGCTTTTTAAGAAAGGATACTATCTCTGCAACAGGAGAGATCATAAAACCGAATGCAGGTCCTGTAGCGGTTGCTGATTTCCAAAAAGGACAAGTTCAATTCTCCAGAGATTTTACACCGACAGGACTTCCCGCAAGTTGGTCCAAACTTTCCAAAGATCAATTATTGAATATGGATGATTGGGTCCAAACAGGACAAGGTTCTTCTTCTAAAATTATATTTACCAAAAATGGAACAATTGTTGAGTTAAGAGAAAAAACCTTAACTAAGATCGTAAAAACAACTTCAGAATCCATATCGGAATACAAACTGAACAAGGATGGGGGAATTCTGGAACTCAAGTCCGGATATCTGGAAGCTAAGGTCCCTCCTAAAAAGCCAGGAGATGATACTCGCAAATTTATGGTGGTAACTCCAACAGCAGTGGTGGGAGTGAGAGGAACTGAATTATATGTAAATGCCCCAGATCCAGAAAACACTACGGTGGGATGTTACAAAGGAGAACTAGAGGTCTCCGCGGAAGGAAAAACAGTGGCGGTCCCTGCCGGATTCGGAACTACTGTGGTAAAAGGACAGGCTCCTTCCAAACCGGAAAAACTTCCCGAAAAGGTTGAGTTAGAGTGA
- a CDS encoding acyl-CoA thioesterase, with protein sequence MELTIDKPALSPHSFARIRFQDCDPFGHLNNARYMDYFLEARSEQLRETANFDFYEYGSSSGKSWVVSKVETQYLEPVKQNDVVKIVTRLIKLTPATIHNEYLLLDKEGNRLKAVLRAQFSFIDLQKGRPVRHDQEMMSFLGSFIFDEPGLEEGSFEDRVKQLRKQVSEGKYSQD encoded by the coding sequence ATGGAATTGACGATTGATAAACCGGCGCTTTCCCCTCATAGTTTTGCCAGGATCCGTTTCCAGGATTGTGATCCTTTCGGTCATTTAAATAATGCAAGATATATGGATTACTTTTTGGAGGCTCGCTCTGAGCAGTTGAGGGAGACTGCTAATTTCGATTTTTATGAATATGGTTCCAGCTCAGGTAAGTCCTGGGTGGTGAGCAAGGTGGAGACCCAATATTTGGAACCTGTCAAACAGAATGATGTGGTGAAAATTGTGACTCGATTGATCAAGCTGACTCCGGCGACGATCCATAATGAATATCTACTCTTAGATAAGGAAGGTAATCGTTTGAAGGCAGTTTTGAGAGCTCAGTTTTCCTTTATCGATCTTCAAAAGGGACGTCCTGTTCGTCATGATCAAGAGATGATGTCTTTTTTAGGGAGTTTCATATTTGATGAACCCGGTTTGGAAGAAGGTTCTTTTGAAGACAGGGTAAAACAGTTGCGAAAACAAGTATCGGAGGGAAAATATTCCCAAGACTGA
- a CDS encoding MarR family winged helix-turn-helix transcriptional regulator gives MLSAGLSCVNFNLRRASRAVTQFYDRELEKAGLTSQRFSLLHTLGATDGLGLAELADLLVLDRTTLIRNLTPLEELGYVADVPSENKRARKVILTQKGLEALRIAYPIWEEAQAAVTEAMGEDDLKRLLKRLNSIVRKRNFKEFSKSED, from the coding sequence ATGCTTAGCGCAGGTTTAAGTTGTGTGAACTTTAATCTGCGCAGAGCTTCTAGAGCAGTCACTCAATTTTATGATAGAGAATTGGAAAAGGCCGGTCTTACTTCTCAAAGATTCAGTTTATTGCATACTCTTGGCGCGACGGACGGCCTTGGGCTTGCTGAGTTAGCTGACCTTCTCGTTTTAGATAGAACTACTTTGATCCGTAATCTGACTCCTTTGGAAGAGTTAGGATATGTTGCGGATGTTCCTTCCGAAAATAAAAGAGCAAGGAAAGTGATCTTAACTCAAAAAGGTTTAGAGGCTTTGAGGATCGCTTACCCGATCTGGGAAGAGGCACAGGCCGCGGTTACGGAAGCCATGGGAGAGGACGATCTGAAAAGATTATTGAAAAGATTGAATTCGATCGTTCGTAAAAGAAATTTTAAAGAATTTTCCAAATCAGAAGATTGA
- a CDS encoding glutathione S-transferase family protein codes for MKVYGTSVSGNCYKVKLLLHVLKKPYEWIEINIRNGETKTQEFLVKNPVGKVPVLELDSGEFLSESNAILYFLANGTSFFPNELLIQSRILQWMFFEQYSHEPYIAVNRSLIRLQNKKDDPRISANLPKGLDALRIMDDHLAKNGFFGSEEPSIADISLFAYTHVAEEGHFPLNDFPNIISWIKRVKEIPDFIPIY; via the coding sequence ATGAAAGTTTACGGTACTTCAGTTTCCGGGAATTGTTATAAAGTTAAACTGTTATTACATGTATTGAAAAAACCTTATGAATGGATCGAGATCAACATCAGAAATGGCGAAACTAAGACTCAGGAATTTCTTGTTAAAAACCCGGTAGGTAAAGTTCCAGTTTTGGAATTGGATTCGGGAGAATTTCTTTCCGAATCCAACGCGATCTTATACTTCTTAGCGAATGGGACCAGCTTCTTCCCAAATGAACTTTTAATTCAATCTAGAATATTGCAATGGATGTTCTTTGAACAATATAGCCATGAGCCTTATATTGCTGTAAATCGAAGTCTTATAAGGCTGCAGAATAAAAAAGATGATCCCAGAATTTCCGCGAATCTCCCCAAGGGATTGGACGCTCTTCGGATCATGGACGACCATCTTGCTAAAAATGGATTCTTCGGTTCCGAAGAACCAAGCATTGCAGATATTTCTCTCTTTGCATATACACATGTGGCGGAAGAAGGTCATTTTCCTCTGAACGATTTTCCAAACATAATTTCTTGGATAAAAAGGGTAAAAGAGATCCCAGATTTTATTCCGATATACTGA
- a CDS encoding RDD family protein, translated as MAYASLSRRLYAQFLDFLILCPILVPQIMVFYYHNKIVYELFPFYTALHSLLYIGYRFVMHALYGRTLGKAFAGIIVTDLGKGRLGWVRSFIRTLPEFGLSLVTIMSAVYDSRIFMEHQAEMEGLPLAGVHRILNKWNPLDNFTFWDSIIYYGISVLYIFFSHKRTALHDLFAGTRVFRYRAE; from the coding sequence TTGGCATACGCGAGTTTGAGCAGAAGGTTGTATGCTCAGTTTTTGGATTTTTTGATCCTTTGTCCTATTTTGGTCCCTCAAATCATGGTTTTTTATTACCATAATAAAATAGTATATGAGTTGTTTCCCTTTTATACGGCCTTACATTCTTTGCTTTATATCGGGTATAGATTCGTAATGCATGCGTTATATGGCAGGACCCTTGGTAAGGCATTTGCCGGGATAATCGTTACAGATTTAGGAAAAGGACGTTTAGGATGGGTTCGATCTTTTATCAGGACCTTGCCTGAGTTTGGATTATCTTTAGTAACGATCATGAGTGCGGTATATGATTCCAGGATATTTATGGAACATCAGGCGGAGATGGAGGGTTTACCTTTGGCCGGTGTTCATAGGATCTTGAACAAATGGAACCCTTTAGATAATTTCACCTTTTGGGATTCGATTATCTATTATGGGATTTCAGTGCTTTATATCTTCTTTTCTCACAAAAGGACCGCATTACACGATCTTTTTGCTGGAACCAGGGTGTTTCGTTATAGAGCGGAATAG
- a CDS encoding amidohydrolase family protein: MRIFDSHFHIIDPRFPLVPNHGFLPEPFTVSDYNKQADWLRIKGGAVVSGSFQAFDQTYLLDALSVLGKNYVGVTQLPANTKDSEILSLHKSGVRAVRFNVRRGGSEEISKIKEMGAQVYDIASWHVELYIDAKEIDEFLEEVLLSLPKVSIDHLGLSKEGFSTILRLVEKGVRVKATGFGRTNMDIRSALVEIAEINPDALMFGTDLPSTRSPAPFTEEDLHLVTDTFEGELLQKVLYSNALEFYGVNVKV, encoded by the coding sequence ATGCGGATCTTCGACTCTCATTTTCATATCATTGATCCAAGATTTCCTTTGGTGCCCAACCATGGCTTTTTGCCGGAACCTTTTACGGTTTCTGATTATAATAAGCAGGCAGATTGGCTTAGGATCAAAGGTGGAGCAGTCGTTTCCGGTTCTTTCCAGGCTTTCGATCAAACTTATTTACTGGATGCACTTTCCGTATTAGGAAAAAATTATGTAGGTGTGACCCAACTTCCCGCAAATACTAAGGATTCCGAAATTTTATCCCTTCACAAATCGGGGGTGAGAGCGGTTCGATTTAATGTAAGAAGAGGAGGTTCTGAGGAAATTTCTAAGATTAAGGAAATGGGTGCTCAAGTCTACGATATAGCCAGTTGGCATGTGGAATTATATATAGATGCCAAAGAGATAGACGAATTTTTAGAAGAAGTATTGTTATCCTTACCTAAAGTTTCCATAGACCATTTAGGATTATCTAAAGAAGGATTTTCCACTATTTTGAGATTGGTAGAGAAAGGTGTGAGAGTAAAGGCCACTGGATTTGGCAGGACCAATATGGATATAAGATCCGCTTTGGTCGAAATTGCTGAGATTAATCCCGACGCTTTGATGTTTGGCACCGATCTTCCTTCTACTCGTTCTCCCGCTCCTTTTACGGAGGAGGATCTACATTTAGTTACGGATACATTCGAAGGAGAGTTATTGCAAAAAGTATTATATTCGAATGCTCTCGAATTTTACGGAGTGAACGTAAAAGTTTAA